One Cryptosporidium parvum Iowa II chromosome 5, whole genome shotgun sequence DNA segment encodes these proteins:
- a CDS encoding conserved probable chaperonin containing TCP-1 delta subunit, which translates to SALACINAFFKLEIMVSENLSRNERSRTTRHENIVAAKVISEIIRTSLGPKGMDKMIEKGEVIITNDGATILKEMAVVHPCAKMLVELSKAQDVEVGDGTSSVVVLAGSLLGAAETLLDKGIHPQLISQYFMEGCSMIEKILRGMSIKVDLTDKNTLIKSACTSLSSKVVSHSAQHLASIAVDAVLGISRTYQKNSIVSDYEHEVQDMRKTVDLKNIRIVKKLGGTVEDTELVDGLILHQQKVSRTAGGPTRIQNARIGLIQFCLSAPKTDIENNIVVKDYTAMDRLLREERLLIAKMIKQIAATGCNVLLIQKSILREAISTLALDYCAKAKILVVKDIERDEIEFLSKALNCSPIASLDHFTSDKLGAANRVSDEDLDGNGRICRITGIPGKDMMTIFVRASNMLMLDETERCIHDALCVVRSIIKEQALVPGGGACESQIYTELSNWAKSLSGVKQMCIRAYAQAFEIIPYTLAENAGLNPIEIVTQLRKKHFDGEIYAGINVRKAAVTDILKENVLQPLLVNLSSVKLATETVMMILKIDDIIPCY; encoded by the coding sequence AGTGCCCTTGCGTGTATAAACGCATTTTTTAAGTTGGAAATCATGGTATCTGAAAATTTGAGTCGAAACGAAAGAAGTAGGACAACTCGTCATGAAAATATTGTCGCAGCAAAGGTCATTTCCGAGATTATTAGGACTAGTTTGGGTCCTAAGGGAATGGATAAAATGATTGAGAAAGGAGAGgttattattacaaatgATGGTGCTACAATTTTGAAAGAGATGGCAGTAGTACATCCGTGCGCAAAAATGCTGGTTGAATTATCCAAGGCTCAAGACGTTGAAGTTGGGGATGGTACCAGCTCAGTAGTTGTATTAGCAGGGAGTTTACTTGGAGCCGCTGAGACGCTACTAGATAAAGGTATTCATCCACAACTAATTTCTCAGTATTTTATGGAAGGTTGTAGCATGATTGAGAAGATACTTAGAGGCATGTCTATCAAGGTTGATTTAACGGATAAAAACACACTGATCAAGTCTGCATGCACATCTTTAAGCTCTAAAGTTGTGAGCCATAGCGCTCAACACTTGGCAAGCATTGCGGTGGATGCAGTTTTAGGAATTTCAAGGACTTACCAAAAGAATTCGATTGTTTCTGATTATGAACACGAGGTGCAAGATATGAGAAAAACAGTtgatttaaagaatattcgTATTGTGAAAAAGCTTGGTGGCACTGTTGAAGACACTGAACTTGTTGATGGCTTGATACTTCACCAGCAGAAAGTTTCCAGAACTGCCGGAGGCCCAACTAGAATTCAAAACGCTCGTATTGGCCTAATTCAGTTCTGTCTCTCAGCTCCAAAGACAGATATTGAGAATAATATTGTAGTTAAGGACTATACAGCTATGGATCGATTACTCAGGGAAGAGAGACTTTTGATTGCCAAAATGATTAAACAGATAGCAGCAACAGGCTGCAACGTATTACTTATCCAAAAGAGTATATTGAGAGAGGCGATAAGTACTTTGGCATTAGATTATTGCGCTAAAGCAAAAATTCTTGTTGTCAAAGATATTGAGAGggatgaaattgaatttttaagTAAAGCTCTGAACTGCTCTCCTATTGCTTCACTTGACCATTTTACTTCAGACAAACTTGGCGCTGCTAACAGAGTTTCTGATGAGGATCTAGATGGCAATGGGCGTATTTGCAGAATTACAGGGATACCAGGAAAAGACATGATGACAATATTTGTAAGGGCATCTAATATGTTGATGCTAGATGAGACAGAACGTTGCATTCACGATGCATTATGCGTTGTTAGGAGCATTATTAAAGAACAAGCTTTAGTTCCTGGGGGTGGGGCATGCGAAAGCCAAATTTACACAGAACTCTCTAACTGGGCAAAGTCACTTTCGGGAGTAAAGCAGATGTGTATTCGCGCATATGCACAAGCATTTGAAATCATTCCATATACGCTTGCAGAAAATGCAGGCCTAAATCCCATTGAAATTGTTACGCAACTACGGAAGAAACATTTTGATGGGGAAATTTATGCGGGAATCAATGTTAGGAAGGCAGCTGTCACTGACATTCTTAAGGAGAATGTGCTTCAGCCGCTGCTTGTTAACCTTTCTTCTGTAAAGTTAGCTACTGAGACAgtgatgatgatattaaagataGATGATATTATCCCATGCTATTAA
- a CDS encoding hypothetical protein (transcripts identified by EST) has translation MFFSQTNVGNVSTAGLGLFGSTGPGAASNSLNLSASITQTGQSITPPAIPGNSLFQLSNSQSGISNSSNLFGTSNLNNSSIGILGSTGSNVSLFGASQTQNQPQTQINPQAQYLPLNPTIGQLTNYIQSWKAEFDEIENQLRGNDKHIEYLTNNKLIEITRLCSTYKKGVERRNEEIENIKSLQFRAQDSIESVISEITTVQQLSHDITHIYDRIKDIDQNNSSRQIQPLRFPLPIFEFFCENMAKKCKGIEEIIGNLDRAVSSLREELTNATAEDVLKYIAEIINNNYEAFYDLVTKCSQLHDKTESVVNISKLHDASRN, from the coding sequence AtgtttttttctcaaaCTAATGTTGGAAACGTAAGCACTGCAGGTCTAGGATTATTTGGCTCCACTGGGCCTGGGGCAGCGTCAAACTCACTCAATTTGTCTGCAAGTATTACTCAGACTGGGCAATCAATCACTCCGCCTGCTATTCCTGGGAACTCGTTATTTcaattatcaaattcacAATCTGGAATATctaattcatcaaatttattcggaacttcaaatttaaataattcctCAATAGGAATACTTGGTAGTACTGGATCTAATGTATCTCTATTTGGGGCATCTCAGACACAAAATCAACCCCAAACGCAAATAAATCCACAAGCTCAATATCTCCCTTTAAACCCTACTATTGGCCAGTTAACTAACTATATTCAAAGCTGGAAGGCTGAATTTGACgaaattgaaaatcaaCTACGTGGGAATGATAAAcatattgaatatttgaCCAACAATAAACTTATTGAAATTACTCGCTTATGTAGTACATACAAGAAAGGTGTAGAAAGACGAAATGAGGAAATCGAAAACATCAAATCTCTTCAGTTCAGGGCACAGGATTCAATTGAATCAGTGATATCTGAAATCACAACTGTACAACAGTTGAGTCACGACATTACCCATATTTACGATCgtattaaagatattgaCCAAAACAACTCCTCAAGACAAATTCAACCGTTAAGATTCCCTTTACCTATATTTGAGTTTTTCTGTGAGAATATGGCAAAAAAGTGTAAGGGTATTGAAGAGATTATTGGTAATTTAGATAGAGCTGTTTCTTCGTTAAGAGAGGAACTGACCAATGCAACTGCAGAAGATGTGCTTAAATATATTgcagaaataattaataacaaCTATGAGGCATTTTATGATTTAGTTACTAAGTGTTCCCAACTTCATGATAAGACAGAGTCTGTTGTAAATATATCTAAATTACACGACGCAAGTCGGAATTAA
- a CDS encoding XPA binding protein 1: protein MAGSGKTSFVSALYHHLTNEKKRVYTINLDPAVLSCPYPVNINIKSTFNYKKIMSDYGLGPNGAIMTCLSLFAVKFDQVLNILESKSDIDYVILDTPGQIEVFNWSASGSIILEGLSISFPTIVAYVVDTVRSQKPVTFMSNMLYSCSVMYRCKLPFILIFNKIDVTDHLLCTKWMKDYDLFSDSVLSSDDSYMASLSRSSALALYEFYKDLKFVGVSSFLGTGMKSFLEKLDEATEEFETQYKKWIDDRREAIKKQRENETLQKWNEISNIFKSDGVELNRDTQTPCIPEHLVEGFEESNESEDLSEIDQIEQVMLNPKGRLNFV, encoded by the exons ATGGCTGGAAGTGGAAAGACTTCTTTTGTTAGTGCTTTGTATCATCATTTAACAAATGAGAAGAAACGAGTATATACAATTAATTTGGACCCAGCAGTTCTATCTTGCCCATATCCTgtgaatattaatattaagagCACTTTTAactataaaaaaataatgagtGATTATGGATTAGGACCAAATGGAGCAATAATGACATGCCTAAGTCTTTTTGCAGTCAAATTTGACCAAGTATTGAATATTCTTGAATCTAAATCTGATATTGACTACGTAATACTTGATACTCCCGGGCAAATAGAAGTTTTTAATTGGTCCGCGAGTGGGTCCATTATATTGGAAGGTCtttctatttcttttcCAACAATAGTGGCATATGTAGTTGATACTGTTAGATCTCAAAAACCAGTAACATTCATGTCCAATATGCTTTATTCATGCAGCGTGATGTATAGGTGCAAACTAccttttattttgatttttaacaaaattGACGTTACAGACCATCTTTTATGTACTAAATGGATGAAGGACTACGATTTGTTTTCAGATTCTGTACTTTCAAGTGATGATTCTTATATGGCAAGTTTAAGTAGATCATCCGCATTAGCGTTGTATGAGTTTTATAA AGATTTGAAGTTTGTCGGCGTATCTTCCTTCTTAGGAACAGGAATGAAAAGCTTCCTTGAAAAATTAGACGAAGCAACCGAGGAGTTCGAAACACAGTATAAGAAGTGGATTGATGACAGAAGAGAGGCAATAAAAAAGCAAAGAGAAAACGAGACATTACAAAAATGGAATGAAATAAgcaatatatttaaatctgATGGTGTTGAATTAAACAGAGATACGCAAACTCCGTGCATTCCTGAACATCTTGTAGAAGGTTTTGAAGAAAGTAATGAAAGCGAAGACTTAAGCGAAATTGATCAAATTGAACAAGTAATGTTGAACCCAAAGGGGAGGCTCAATTTTGTCTag
- a CDS encoding hypothetical protein (transcripts identified by EST) produces MLNSNLSKPVQLNRKTISGTKSSAKKGILIDEPTKPDTQLKRRPSVDIINEELLNQETKAINKEKSNLATRPEPISKVLLEEARAKRANKLTTKQVASSPKSKAVKQSPQKKTVKTKSSVETSGKTVETTKKQQAKKEIIIDHSKELEEELERLLNEISELKEQEKNYKSEISELKTDNEAKLYKIKALEKQKEEQFQNKKNLQLSSELLESGHQQNIDKIQKLIKGCRRELEFGNESSAGVYDTEKGVDKKSDYKAAKRKKENDMGIMGLLLCDKIYDKSYLDQLVMIEESNENIWGLSARDLNELNAVLNIYNSNGMNSTDIKSQLNNLSWFLEISSQRNSSLPHIANALDKISSNKLDFKGFLSNLLVPLFSSSHYSYLDQLFDLFDMDSDSFISLDDMKAVVREIEWEEVFSINDLRFLLKQMSTNIFNKNIDSESNHNIIISREEFNEFFRSILD; encoded by the coding sequence aTGCTGAACAGTAACTTATCTAAGCCGGTTCAGCTTAACAGAAAAACTATATCTGGAACAAAAAGCAGTGCAAAAAAGGGGATATTAATTGATGAGCCTACAAAGCCTGACACacaattaaaaagaagacCAAGTGTAGATATAATCAATGAAGAATTACTCAATCAAGAAACTAAAGCAATAAATAAGGAAAAATCAAACCTTGCAACAAGGCCAGAGCCTATTTCAAAGGTTCTTTTGGAAGAAGCAAGGGCAAAAAGAGCCAATAAACTAACAACGAAACAAGTTGCTAGCTCTCCAAAATCCAAAGCTGTGAAACAAAGCCCACAAAAGAAAACAGTTAAAACAAAGTCTTCTGTTGAAACTTCGGGTAAAACTGTTGAGACAACAAAAAAGCAGCAGGCCAAAAAAGAGATAATTATAGACCATTCTAAGgaattagaagaagagCTTGAAAGATTACTGAATGAAATTTCAGAGCTTAAAGAACAAGAAAAGAACTATAAATCTGAAATAAGTGAGCTTAAGACAGATAATGAAGCAAAActttataaaataaaagcATTAGAGAAGCAAAAAGAAGaacaatttcaaaataaaaaaaatttacaatTAAGTAGTGAATTACTCGAGTCTGGCCATCAgcaaaatattgataaaattcaaaaattaataaaggGATGTAGACGTGAACTTGAATTTGGAAATGAAAGTTCTGCAGGAGTATATGATACTGAAAAAGGTGTTGATAAGAAAAGTGATTATAAAGCAGCTAAGAGAAAGAAGGAAAATGATATGGGAATAATGGGTCTATTATTATGTGATAAAATATATGATAAATCCTATTTGGATCAGTTAGTCATGATTGAAGAGAGTAATGAAAACATCTGGGGTCTTAGTGCACGAGACTTAAATGAACTTAATGCTGtactaaatatttataattcaaatggaATGAATTCAACAGATATTAAATCACAACTAAACAATTTAAGCTGGTTTTTAGAAATCTCATCTCAAAGAAATTCCAGCCTTCCTCATATTGCAAATGCATTAGATAAAATAAGCTCTAATAAGTTAGACTTCAAAGGATTTTTATCTAATTTGCTAGTGCCATTATTCTCATCAAGCCATTATAGTTATTTGGACCAGCTctttgatttatttgacATGGATAGTGATTCATTTATTTCACTAGATGATATGAAAGCTGTTGTAAGAGAAATAGAATGGGAAGAGGTATTCTCAATAAACGATCTtagatttttattaaagcaAATGAGcacaaatattttcaacaaaaaCATAGATTCTGAAAGTAACCacaatataataataagcaGGGAGGAATTCAATGAATTTTTCAGATCTATCCTTGATTAA
- a CDS encoding pleckstrin homology (PH) domain containing protein, which produces MDLSHNKRRFSIEFEDVQKSIVFHVCDSSMDRGLWTGAIQAHLKKAIEVRHRTGHHIDWRALEFEVCRIRYESGIKGKFWRCSTEAHNRMYEVHPPRHEIASFGSLNSVIWGSDGYKRNNSVLSTGSVIEPGTGTATSGCWNRRRTGSIASSTAGAFGNKYRAPSISGLSDCNLLRKDSVNIVGVTTCSGASGTYPGNSRRHSTERQY; this is translated from the coding sequence ATGGATCTTTCtcataataaaagaagatTCTCTatagaatttgaagatgtGCAAAAGTCGATCGTTTTTCATGTCTGCGACAGTTCAATGGATAGAGGTCTTTGGACTGGTGCCATACAAGCTCACTTAAAAAAAGCTATTGAGGTTAGACATCGAACTGGGCATCATATTGACTGGAGGGCTCTTGAATTTGAAGTTTGTAGAATAAGATATGAATCCGGTATAAAGGGAAAATTCTGGAGGTGTTCAACTGAGGCACATAACCGCATGTATGAAGTACACCCGCCAAGACATGAAATTGCAAGCTTCGGCTCGCTAAATAGCGTTATATGGGGAAGTGATGGATATAAAAGGAATAATTCTGTATTGTCTACTGGGTCTGTTATTGAGCCTGGAACAGGAACGGCAACATCTGGATGTTGGAATCGTAGGCGGACCGGCTCGATAGCATCTTCAACTGCTGGCGCTTTTGGGAACAAATATCGTGCACCTTCAATTTCTGGGCTTTCAGATTGTAATTTGTTACGAAAGGACTCCGTAAACATTGTTGGTGTTACTACTTGTTCTGGAGCTAGTGGTACCTATCCTGGAAACAGCAGAAGACATAGTACTGAAAGAcagtattaa